A portion of the Helicobacter pylori NQ4053 genome contains these proteins:
- the cagC gene encoding cag pathogenicity island type IV secretion system protein CagC, which yields MKFFTRITDSYKRVVVTLGLVVTTNPLMAVTSPATGVSETRTLVIQIISVLAIVGGCALGVKGIADIWKISDDIKRGQATVFAYAQPIAMLAVAGGIIYLSTKFGFNIGEGGGAS from the coding sequence ATGAAATTTTTTACAAGAATCACTGACAGCTACAAGAGAGTTGTAGTAACTTTAGGGCTAGTGGTAACGACCAATCCTTTAATGGCGGTCACCAGTCCTGCAACAGGCGTTAGTGAGACTAGAACGTTGGTTATTCAGATCATTTCTGTTCTAGCGATCGTAGGTGGTTGCGCTTTAGGGGTCAAAGGCATAGCGGATATTTGGAAAATCTCTGATGACATCAAAAGAGGTCAGGCGACTGTTTTTGCTTATGCACAGCCCATAGCTATGTTAGCGGTGGCAGGTGGCATTATCTATTTGAGCACTAAGTTTGGCTTCAATATTGGCGAAGGTGG